AAACGTTCCATTGTCGTTCTATAAATGTTCATCCGATCTATATCCTTCATTCTAATATACCATAAATCCTAATAATTGCTACTAGAAAGTATAATTAATTTTGTTTATTTAGGAAGATTATGATTTTCTAGTGTTTTTCTGCTATAATTTGGTCATATATACTTTTAAAATGGATAAGGATTGAGGCGTTTAATCGATGAGTAAAATTGTATTTTTTGATGTAGATGGGACACTTGTGGGTGAAACAAAAGAAATTCCAGCTTCTGCTAAACAAGCCATCGCCGAGCTAAAAGAAAAGGGTATTTATGTAGCCATTGCAACCGGTCGCGGTCCGTTTATGTTAGATGAAATCAGAAAAGAGTTAGGAATTGATTCGTATATTTGTTACAACGGTCAATATGTTATTTTTGAAGGAAAAGAAATTCTCGCTAAACCATTACCAACAGAATCACTAGAACGGCTTATTAGTGTTGCTACTGAACATGAACATCCAATTGTTTTTTCTGGTAAAGAATCAATGCGAGCTAATTTACCTGATCATGACCGAGTGACAAGAGGGATGGATTCAATTAAACGAGGTTATCCAAAAGTGGATGCTAATTATTATAAAGGACGAGATATTTTTCAATGCTTACTTTTCTGTGAAGAGTCTTTTGATGCCTATTATCGAAAAGAATTTAAACAATATGGATTTCTTCGCTGGCATGAGGTCTCTGTGGATGTTTGTCCTGCAGATGGTTCAAAAGCAGAGGGAATCAAACAAATGATAAAACAACTGGGCTTTTCGATGGAAGATACGTATGCTTTTGGTGATGGGTTAAATGATATTAAGATGCTAGAGGCTGTTGGTACTGGAGTGGCAATGGGGAATGGTCGTGATGAAGTAAAGGCAGTGGCAGATTATGTCACCAGTCATGTGGATGACGACGGTGTTTATAACGCATTAAAACATTTAAAACTAATTTAATCAAAGTGAAAAAAGGCCTGTGCTCGAAAATAGAGCGCAGGCCTCTTAATGTTTAATTTTGGAATGGAATACAACTAGTGCGTTCAATTAAGCTAGTGTTTACTTGAATTTGTCTTGTTTCAAACTTTGCGTCAGCTTTAATTTGCTTAGATAAAAGCGCAAGTGTTTGTTCAGCGATGTCGCGTTTTTTCACATGTACGGTTGTAAGTTCAGGTGTAATTACTTTGCTTTCATTAATATTATCAAAGCCTAAAACAGAAATTTGTTCAGGGACTTTAATGGATTGACTTTGAAGCATTTTAATCATACTAATAGCCATATAATCATTTTCACAAAAAATGGCAGAAGGTAATTCAGGCAATTGCGCAAGGGCTTCTTTGACTGAAGGGTCTTCTTGAATTTGCATTGCTGGTAAATGGAAAATATGTTGTTCGGAAACCGTAATTTCTGCTTCTTTTAAACGAGCAAAAAATCCATTTTTTCGTTCTTCAAAATTCTTAATTCGTGGTAGTCCCATTACATAGCCGATTTTTTTATGGGATAGTTGTAAAAGATAGTCAGCTGCTGTATAACCGCCAAGAAAATTATTAATAGAGACAAAATTTGCAGGAATATGAGGGTGATGTGTATCAAGGATGACTATTTTAGGATATACCTGTTGCACTCGACTAATTTCTTCTGCGCCTAAGTTGGTACCGAGTAAAATTAAGCCTGCTGATGTTTGTTCTTTTTCGGCTTCGGCAAGTTCATCTAATATGGTTGTTGCATCAAAGGTAGAGATAATTAAATCATAAGGATAGCTAGTGATTTCAGCGGATAAGTAACTAAGTAATTCACTGAAAAACGGTAATGTCTGATATTGATCTGTAATTAAATCAGGGCTTTTGCAGGCAATAAAACGAATGACGGATTTCTTCTGTCTTTTTTTATTTGTGTTGCGTAGAGGGATGTAATTATTTTCCTCTACAATTTTTAGAATATGTAAACGGGTTTCTTCACTTACGCCGTTTTTTCCGTTCAGCGCAAGGGAAACGGCCGATTTCGAAACATTTGCAAGTCGTGCTATATCTTCAAGCTTCATTTTCATTTCCCCTTGTTTACTAAATTTACTTTATTTAGTATATCATGTTTAGTAAATTAAAACAAAAAAACAGCCGAATAAGTGGGTTTAACCGCTTTGTTTAGTTAAATAACATAAAATAAACTAAAACAAAACATAAATTAATCTAAATATTTATTGACTTAGTTTAGGGGTGGGGCTATAATGAAACGGAAGAAAGCGATTACTAATTGCTTTTTCTAAGAACTAAAATATTTACTAAACTAAAATAAAGGTGGTTAGAAGATGGAGGCGATTAAGATTGGTTTTGCTCCAACGAGACGTAACATATTTAGTGCACCAGATGCAGTTAAATATGCTAACCTCACACGAGAAAAACTAAACGAACTAAACATTGAATTTGTAGATATAGCTGAATTTAATGAAGATGGTTTGCTGTATGATGACGCGGATGTTTCAAAAATTGCTGAAAAATTTAAAGCTGCAGGTATTCGAGGCTTATTTTTGCCACATACTAATTTTGGAACGGAATATGTTTGTGCAAGGCTTGCAAAAGAGTTAAATGTACCTGTTCTTTTATGGGGACCTCGTGATGAACGTCCAGATGAAAAAGGTATTCGACTACGTGATACACAATGCGGGTTATTCGCAACTGGAAAAATTTTGCGTAGATTTCAAGTACCTTTTACATACATGACGAATTGCCGATTATCTGATCCCGAATTTGAACGAGGTATTCGAGATTTTATTGCAGTTTGTAATACTGTAAAAACCTTTCAAAACATGCGAATTTTACAAATTGGTCCTCGCCCGTTTGATTTTTGGACAACGATGTGTAATGAAGGTGAGTTGTTAGAAAAATTCAATATTCAACTTGCGCCAATTCCGTTACCAGAATTAATCAAAGAAATTCGGAATGTATCGAAGGAACAAATTGATGAGGTAGACGGCACTGTCGAATACTGTGAGGGATGCGCCATCGTTAAAATTAAGGATGTTGATTTGCGGATGGTTGCGGCACTTAAAGTTGCCATGAAAAATTTAGCTACAAAATACGGTTGCAGTGCGATTGCGATTCAATGTTGGACAGCGCTTCAGGATGAAATTAGTATTATGCCTTGTGCAGCAAATGCCATGTTGATTGATGAAGGAATTCCTGTTGTTTGTGAAACAGATATTCATGGAGCAATTTCTTGTTTATTAATTGAAGCAGCAAATGTAGGTAAGAATAAAAGCTTTTTTGCCGATTGGACTGTTCGTCATCCAGATAACGAAAATGGGGAATTACTCCAACACTGTGGTTTATTTCCGTTTTCCGTTGCGAAAGAAAAACCAGCAATTGGCTATCCGCTAGCATTTGACTCACCAGGAGCAGTAGAAGCAGAAGCAAAAGGTGGGGAACTGACTTTATGCCGTTTTGATGGTGACAACGGTGAATACTCCTTGTTACTAGGTAAAGCTAAAGGTATTGATGGGCCTTACACAAAAGGAACATATCTTTGGATTGAGGTAGACAATTTGAAACGATTAGAGGAAAAAATTGTTTCAGGACCATATATTCATCATGTTAGTGGCATCCATGCAGATGTGGTCTCAATTCTGTACGAGGCATGCAAATATATTGGCGTAAAGCCAGACCTCTATGACCCGATTGAAGAAGATGTAAAAGCTTATTTACGGGGTGAATAGAGAAAGGAGTAAAAAATGAGTGAATTAAAGATGAAATCGTTTGAAATTAGAAAAGATGTTATAAAAATGATTTACGATGCAAAAACAGGACATACTGGTTCAGATTTATCATGCGCGGATATTCTTGTGGCACTATACTATGGCGGGATGAATATTAATCCGGATAATCCTGATGCATTAGACCGTGATCGCTACGTCCAAAGTAAAGGCCATGCTGTCGAAGTTCTTTGGGCGGTTTTGGCAGATAAAGGATTTTTTGCAAAAGAAGAATTGGGTACTTTCTCCGCATTTGGCTCTCGTTTTATCGGACATCCAAATAATAAAGTTGCAGGAATTGAAATGAACACAGGTTCGCTTGGGCATGGATTATCGGTTTCTGTGGGTATCGCATTAGCCGCTAAAATGGATGGGAAAAGTTATCACACCTATACACTAATGGGAGACGGAGAACTTGCGGAAGGGTCCGTTTGGGAAGGCGCGATGGCTGCGGCAAATTACAAGTTAGATAATTTAACAGCCATTATTGATCGAAACTCCTTACAAATTTCTGGTCGCACGGAGGATGTCATGAGCGTGGAACCTTTGGCAGATAAGTGGCGCGCATTTGGTTGGGATGTTATCGAAGTAGATGGAAACAATCCGGATAAACTACAAGCACTTTTTAAAACAGTGAATAAAACTGGAAAACCTCGTCTAATTATTGCGAAAACAATTAAAGGTTATGGCATTAAAATGGCTGAAAATGTTGCTAAATGGCATCACTATGTACCAAGCCGTGAGGAATACGAAATAGCAATGAAAGATTTAGAGGAAAGAATGGAGGCGTGTCGTCATGAATAAAATCGCGAACCGCCAAGTAATGTGTGAGGTTTTAATGAAAGAAGCAGCTCGTAACGATAGCAATTTAGTTGTATTAACAAGTGATTCAAGAGGATCTGCTTCGCTAGGAGCTTTCGCAGAAAAATTTCCAGAACGATTAATTGAAACGGGTATTGCCGAACAAAATATTGTTGGAATTGCAGCAGGATTAGCACACAGTGGCAAACGAGCTTTTGTTGCTTCACCTGCGTGTTTCCTGAGTATGCGTAGTATTGAACAGGTGAAAGTAGATGTGGCTTATTCAGACACGAATGTAAAATTGATTGGCATCAGTGGTGGTGTCAGTTATGGTGCACTTGGTATGAGCCATCATTCGCTTCAAGATATTGCAGTTACTAGAGCGATTCCTAATTTAGAAGTCATTCTACCTGCAGATCGCCTAGAAACAGAGGCTGTTTTTGACTATTTGCTTCAATCAAATCGACCGGCATATGTTCGTCTTGGAAGAAATGCGGTAGAAGATTGTTACATCGAAAAACCAGTATTTCAAATTGGGAAAGCTGGGACCCTTAGAGAAGGGGACGATGTGTCAATTTTAGCAACTGGCGAAATGGTACGCGTCGCACTTGATGCAAGCGAAGAATTAAAGTTAAAAGGAATTAGTGCACGCGTATTGAATTTTTCAACAATCAAACCGTTTGATAAAGGAGTAGTAGAAGCGGCATTAGCTGAAACAAAACTACTTATTAGTATGGAAGAACATAGTATTTATGGGGGGTTAGGTGCAGCAGTGAGCGAAGTGGTAAGCAGTTTTTCAACAAGTATTCGTCATTTGATTTTAGGAATTCCGGATGAACCTGCAATTGCTGGAACAAGCCAAGAAATTTTCGCTTATTATGGTTTATCTGCTACTGGAGTTGCTGATATTATCATGAAAAACCTACCAATTATTGGAGACGAAAAAAGATGAAGAAACATTATCAAATCGCCATTGATCAAAGCACATCCGGCACAAAAGTATTATTGTTTAAAGCAGGGGAACTTGTGGACCGTTTGGATAAAAAGCATCAACAACTTTATCCACACAAAGGTTGGGTGGAGCATAATCCCATTGAAATTTGTCAAAATGTCCGTACATTAATTGCGGACATCTTGGCAAAACATAATATAGTCGCAGCAGAAATTGAACGACTAGCTTTGACGAATCAACGTGAAACAATTGTGGCTTGGGATAAACAAACTGGAAAACCGCTATATAATGCGATTGTATGGCAATGTAATCGAACAAAAAAAATTTGCGAAACATTAAAAGAAGCTGGCTGCGAAAAACGAATTAAACAAATTACCGGACTGAAAATTGATTCTTATTTTTCTGCTCCTAAAATGAAGTGGTTGTTGGAAAATATTTCAGCAGTGAGGGATGCAGCGGGTCGTAATCAATTAGCGTTTGGCACAATGGATGCTTGGGTGTTATTTTCGCTTACAGATGATAGTAACTATTTCACAGATCGAACGAATGCTAGTCGTACACTCCTTTATGATATTCGGAAAAATGATTGGTCAGATGAGCTACTCGAACTTTTCGGAGTCGCGCGTGATCATTTACCAGAAGTGAAGCAGTCTGTTGGGGATTTTGGAAGCTATCTGGGGATACCAATTCGTAGTGTAATGGCTGATTCAGAAGCGGCACTTTATGGACAAGGTTGTTATACATTTGGGGGAGTAAAGGCGACGCTTGGGACGGGATGTTCTGTTATGATGCAAATTGGTGAGAGGCGACTACCTGAAAATGAAGCTATTTTGACGACTCTTGCCTGGGATAATGCAGGTGTCAATCAGTTTGCATTAGAAGGAATCATTCGTTCTTGTGGAGACACATTAGTTTTTTTATCCGAGCAATTAGAACTCTTTAAGGATTATCATACAGCTTGTAAGCAAGCATTTCAATTACCGTCCAATGAGGGCGTTGTACTAATTCCTGGTCAATTAGGATTAGGTGCGCCTTATTGGAATCTAGATATACAAGCAGAAATTATCGGACTCACGCGAGAACATACAAAATGGCATATTATTCGTGCTGGTTATACAAGTATTGCATTTCAAATTAAGGCTGTTATCGACCAAATGGAGTTAATGACAGGTCAAAATATTAAGCGCTTACAAGTGGACGGTGGATTAACAAAGCAACCTGAGTTGATGCAATATTTAGCAAATGTTTTAAATGCAGAAGTGGCAGTCAGTCCTGTAGAAGAACTTTCAGCAATGGGTGTAATAAAAATTGCTGAAATTAAATCACGAGAAAAGAGAAAGCTAGCAAAGTTGTATCATCCAGATATCACTCATAAAAATGCCTTAGACGATTTTCGAAATTGGGAAAAACAAGTGAAAAACAGTATTCTAAAATTACAGAAGGTGAGGAATTTTAAATGAATAATTCGGATCTTGCGAAAGAGGTTGTAAAGCTTGTTGGTGGAAAAGAGAATATTTTGAGTGTGATTCATTGTGTCACACGGCTACGATTTAAGTTACGTGATGAAAAACTAGCAGATACAGAAAAAATCAAAGCGTTACAAGGTGTTATGACGGTTGTGAAAAGTGGCGGGCAATACCAAGTGGTTATCGGTGATCATGTCAGTTATGTTTATGATGAGGTCATTCAAGTTTTAGGGATTAAACCAGATGATGTACCACAAGATGATTCTGAACAAGAACACAAAAGTATTTTTAATAAGTTTGTTGAATTGATTTCAGGAATTTTTATGCCAGTACTGGGTCTAATGGCAGCTTCAGGTATTCTGAAAGGTTTCCTAACAGCCGCAGTCACAACGGGATTAATTGATACCTCTGCTGGTATTTACGAAGTTCTTTACGCGGCAAGTGATGCGCTCTTTTACTTTATGCCAATTATACTTGGCTTTTCAGCTGGGAAAGTATTTAAAGCGAATCAATACCTTTCTGCTGCAGTCGGTGCATCGCTTGTTTACCCAACACTTGTTGAAATGTATAGCAATGGAGCACATTTAACATTTCTACATATTCCAGTTATTTTAATGAACTATACAATGTCTGTTATTCCTGTTATTTTAGCTATTTACTTTATGAGTAAACTGGAAAAAGTATTAGTAAAATTTATTCCGAAAAGTTTACAATTGATTTTTGTCCCTCTATTGCTACTTTTAATTGTGGTCCCTGTATCTCTAATTATCATCGGGCCTGTTTCAACATATGCTAGCCAACTACTTGCAAAAGGAGCATTGGCACTTTATTCGCTTAGTCCGATGATCGCAGGGTTCTTCCTGGCTGGTATTTGGCAAGTGGCT
The nucleotide sequence above comes from Listeria ivanovii subsp. londoniensis. Encoded proteins:
- a CDS encoding Cof-type HAD-IIB family hydrolase, with the translated sequence MSKIVFFDVDGTLVGETKEIPASAKQAIAELKEKGIYVAIATGRGPFMLDEIRKELGIDSYICYNGQYVIFEGKEILAKPLPTESLERLISVATEHEHPIVFSGKESMRANLPDHDRVTRGMDSIKRGYPKVDANYYKGRDIFQCLLFCEESFDAYYRKEFKQYGFLRWHEVSVDVCPADGSKAEGIKQMIKQLGFSMEDTYAFGDGLNDIKMLEAVGTGVAMGNGRDEVKAVADYVTSHVDDDGVYNALKHLKLI
- a CDS encoding LacI family DNA-binding transcriptional regulator, encoding MKLEDIARLANVSKSAVSLALNGKNGVSEETRLHILKIVEENNYIPLRNTNKKRQKKSVIRFIACKSPDLITDQYQTLPFFSELLSYLSAEITSYPYDLIISTFDATTILDELAEAEKEQTSAGLILLGTNLGAEEISRVQQVYPKIVILDTHHPHIPANFVSINNFLGGYTAADYLLQLSHKKIGYVMGLPRIKNFEERKNGFFARLKEAEITVSEQHIFHLPAMQIQEDPSVKEALAQLPELPSAIFCENDYMAISMIKMLQSQSIKVPEQISVLGFDNINESKVITPELTTVHVKKRDIAEQTLALLSKQIKADAKFETRQIQVNTSLIERTSCIPFQN
- a CDS encoding L-fucose/L-arabinose isomerase family protein; protein product: MEAIKIGFAPTRRNIFSAPDAVKYANLTREKLNELNIEFVDIAEFNEDGLLYDDADVSKIAEKFKAAGIRGLFLPHTNFGTEYVCARLAKELNVPVLLWGPRDERPDEKGIRLRDTQCGLFATGKILRRFQVPFTYMTNCRLSDPEFERGIRDFIAVCNTVKTFQNMRILQIGPRPFDFWTTMCNEGELLEKFNIQLAPIPLPELIKEIRNVSKEQIDEVDGTVEYCEGCAIVKIKDVDLRMVAALKVAMKNLATKYGCSAIAIQCWTALQDEISIMPCAANAMLIDEGIPVVCETDIHGAISCLLIEAANVGKNKSFFADWTVRHPDNENGELLQHCGLFPFSVAKEKPAIGYPLAFDSPGAVEAEAKGGELTLCRFDGDNGEYSLLLGKAKGIDGPYTKGTYLWIEVDNLKRLEEKIVSGPYIHHVSGIHADVVSILYEACKYIGVKPDLYDPIEEDVKAYLRGE
- a CDS encoding transketolase — encoded protein: MSELKMKSFEIRKDVIKMIYDAKTGHTGSDLSCADILVALYYGGMNINPDNPDALDRDRYVQSKGHAVEVLWAVLADKGFFAKEELGTFSAFGSRFIGHPNNKVAGIEMNTGSLGHGLSVSVGIALAAKMDGKSYHTYTLMGDGELAEGSVWEGAMAAANYKLDNLTAIIDRNSLQISGRTEDVMSVEPLADKWRAFGWDVIEVDGNNPDKLQALFKTVNKTGKPRLIIAKTIKGYGIKMAENVAKWHHYVPSREEYEIAMKDLEERMEACRHE
- a CDS encoding transketolase family protein, translated to MNKIANRQVMCEVLMKEAARNDSNLVVLTSDSRGSASLGAFAEKFPERLIETGIAEQNIVGIAAGLAHSGKRAFVASPACFLSMRSIEQVKVDVAYSDTNVKLIGISGGVSYGALGMSHHSLQDIAVTRAIPNLEVILPADRLETEAVFDYLLQSNRPAYVRLGRNAVEDCYIEKPVFQIGKAGTLREGDDVSILATGEMVRVALDASEELKLKGISARVLNFSTIKPFDKGVVEAALAETKLLISMEEHSIYGGLGAAVSEVVSSFSTSIRHLILGIPDEPAIAGTSQEIFAYYGLSATGVADIIMKNLPIIGDEKR
- a CDS encoding FGGY-family carbohydrate kinase, whose protein sequence is MKKHYQIAIDQSTSGTKVLLFKAGELVDRLDKKHQQLYPHKGWVEHNPIEICQNVRTLIADILAKHNIVAAEIERLALTNQRETIVAWDKQTGKPLYNAIVWQCNRTKKICETLKEAGCEKRIKQITGLKIDSYFSAPKMKWLLENISAVRDAAGRNQLAFGTMDAWVLFSLTDDSNYFTDRTNASRTLLYDIRKNDWSDELLELFGVARDHLPEVKQSVGDFGSYLGIPIRSVMADSEAALYGQGCYTFGGVKATLGTGCSVMMQIGERRLPENEAILTTLAWDNAGVNQFALEGIIRSCGDTLVFLSEQLELFKDYHTACKQAFQLPSNEGVVLIPGQLGLGAPYWNLDIQAEIIGLTREHTKWHIIRAGYTSIAFQIKAVIDQMELMTGQNIKRLQVDGGLTKQPELMQYLANVLNAEVAVSPVEELSAMGVIKIAEIKSREKRKLAKLYHPDITHKNALDDFRNWEKQVKNSILKLQKVRNFK